The Bacteroidota bacterium region GCAAGTATTGACTTAGGCTCAAATTTAGCAAGAGTAAAATATATGGTTAAAAATCCATCTGATGGCACATTTATGTTTATCAATAACACCAAAGTAGATGCTGATATTGATGTTGAATTTATTGCTACAACAACTACTGCAGACATAATATTCCAACGTGCTGATGCTACAAGTACCAACTTGCTCTTCTATCTTGATAATGTAAAAGTTGAAGAAATTGGAGAGAGTTATAGGTATGGATTTAATGGTATGGAGAAGGATGATGAGGTTAAAGGAACTGGTAATCATTATACTACTCATTTCAGGCAGTATGAACCAAGGTTCGGAAGGTGGTTTAGTATTGATCCATTAGTTAAGAATTTCCCTTGGCAAAGTCCATATGTTGCGTTTGATAATAGCCCGATATATAAAAATGATCCAAGAGGTGATGCTGCAAAGGATCCTCCAAAAGAAATTAAAAAAGAAGAGATTGATAAAATCCCATCAGATGGAACAAGGCAGGAGTTTCTTAAATCAGTATTTAGCTTATTTAATAAAGGTGATTATATCAAAAATGACGTTTTGAAAGAGTTAATAGTTCCTTCCCCAACAACTGATAAAGGGAAAGAAGAAGAATTTGAAGGATATAAAAAAATACGTAAAGCATTTGATCCAATAAAAAAACTCAAGAACGTTGAAAAGAAATCAAATGGGGACTCGAAATTTCAAATAGAAATGAAAAACGGGAAAACAGCTTATTTGTCAGTACCAATAGTAAATGAAACAGATGAAGGCTCTGAAATAGCGATGACCATTGATCTAAAAAT contains the following coding sequences:
- a CDS encoding RHS repeat-associated core domain-containing protein encodes the protein ASIDLGSNLARVKYMVKNPSDGTFMFINNTKVDADIDVEFIATTTTADIIFQRADATSTNLLFYLDNVKVEEIGESYRYGFNGMEKDDEVKGTGNHYTTHFRQYEPRFGRWFSIDPLVKNFPWQSPYVAFDNSPIYKNDPRGDAAKDPPKEIKKEEIDKIPSDGTRQEFLKSVFSLFNKGDYIKNDVLKELIVPSPTTDKGKEEEFEGYKKIRKAFDPIKKLKNVEKKSNGDSKFQIEMKNGKTAYLSVPIVNETDEGSEIAMTIDLKIENNASVSVSTTSDGWMKINFNGISVGKGILRVGMPNVYIKGDVAKILGIKVNMR